The following coding sequences are from one Lolium rigidum isolate FL_2022 chromosome 6, APGP_CSIRO_Lrig_0.1, whole genome shotgun sequence window:
- the LOC124667739 gene encoding pentatricopeptide repeat-containing protein At1g03100, mitochondrial-like, which yields MLRVGRICTRSNSARAVFAFLAGPRPFASRDTTYRLGSKFLGTKCTGDEHIGFLTHKPRVGSCGACFSTATETVLVQARDSSQLALEIENAIDQKRFDDAWRAYEKHVHMDGFPRKSVLGKLITGFAVTCDAHRLNQSYNVVDHVSRDKVELLDREPLIYLSLILARCALPDLAVNVVRKLVKMEAYPPVAAWSAIVAHMCQTATGSFLAADMVMEIGYLFQNNRVDPRKKSNRPLLSMKPNSFTFSIVLTASLLFGTIKKAEQLLELMLRIGVKPEASLLIVMARIYEKNGHKDEIQKLKRHVDEACGLSESEFRQFYDCLLSCHLKFGDLDSAVDMVLDMLKKGKNAKRSLEAAKAVLEAVENNKIYLPYDKAGTENPGSPNKSVSSDSQMLNYVSFFKDKSFAKLELEARELHKLLSDKLQEQVGLVKSEHGILHPTETMYAKLVKAFLEADKISALASFLVKASKEDCPVSVESSFVVQVISTCISVGLLEQAHDLLDEMRFSGIRVGSSIYSSLLKAYCKEGHHEDDITALLKDADQAGIQLDSSCYEHLIQSRAHRNNTTGALHLFNEMKNSNIQRSGHREFEMLVQSCDNSEAALTTKLVEEVRSGHTVNHAIHDWNNVIHFFCKKRLMHDAHKALSKMRVLGHMPNAQTFHSLVTGYAAVGGKYVEVTDLWGEMKVLANSNSMKFDQELLDSLLYCFVRGGFFLRAMEVIELMEKCKMFIDKYKYKSLWLKYHRTLYKGKAPKVQTEAQLIRREAALHFKRWIGLT from the coding sequence ATGCTTCGTGTTGGAAGAATCTGTACGAGATCGAATTCAGCCCGTGCTGTATTTGCATTCCTTGCGGGTCCTCGACCTTTTGCTAGTCGCGACACCACGTATCGCTTGGGCAGTAAGTTTCTTGGGACTAAGTGCACCGGCGATGAACATATAGGATTCCTGACCCACAAACCTCGTGTTGGTAGTTGCGGCGCGTGCTTTTCCACTGCTACCGAAACAGTTCTGGTCCAAGCCCGTGACTCGTCTCAGCTAGCGTTGGAGATAGAGAATGCGATCGATCAGAAGAGGTTTGATGATGCGTGGAGGGCATATGAGAAGCATGTTCACATGGACGGGTTCCCAAGGAAGTCTGTTTTGGGTAAGCTCATCACTGGCTTCGCGGTCACCTGTGATGCTCACAGGCTTAACCAGTCATACAATGTCGTCGATCATGTGTCTCGAGACAAGGTTGAATTGTTGGACAGGGAGCCCCTAATCTACCTATCTCTTATTCTAGCACGTTGCGCTCTTCCTGATCTTGCAGTCAATGTTGTGAGGAAGTTAGTAAAGATGGAAGCATACCCACCCGTTGCTGCATGGTCTGCAATCGTAGCACACATGTGTCAAACTGCAACCGGTTCATTTCTTGCTGCCGACATGGTAATGGAGATTGGATACCTTTTCCAGAATAATAGAGTTGATCCGCGCAAGAAGAGCAATCGTCCATTGCTATCAATGAAACCCAATTCATTTACCTTCAGCATAGTTCTGACAGCATCCCTCTTGTTTGGTACCATTAAAAAGGCGGAACAGCTTCTTGAATTAATGCTCAGGATAGGGGTGAAACCGGAAGCCAGCTTGCTGATTGTCATGGCCCGTATATATGAAAAGAATGGACACAAGGATGAGATTCAGAAGTTGAAGAGGCATGTTGATGAGGCATGTGGTCTAAGTGAATCAGAATTCAGGCAGTTCTATGATTGCCTGCTCTCCTGTCATTTAAAATTTGGGGATTTGGATTCTGCTGTGGATATGGTGTTGGATATGCTTAAAAAGGGTAAAAATGCTAAACGGTCACTAGAAGCAgctaaagcagtcctcgaagcagtTGAGAATAACAAAATTTATCTTCCTTATGACAAAGCAGGTACTGAAAATCCGGGTTCCCCAAATAAATCTGTGTCTAGTGATAGCCAAATGCTGAACTATGTTTCATTCTTCAAAGACAAGAGCTTTGCAAAGCTTGAATTAGAGGCGAGAGAATTACACAAGCTATTATCAGATAAGCTCCAGGAACAGGTTGGACTAGTTAAATCTGAACATGGTATCCTCCATCCAACTGAAacaatgtatgccaaacttgtcaAAGCTTTTCTGGAAGCAGATAAGATCAGTGCGTTGGCATCATTTCTTGTGAAAGCAAGCAAAGAAGACTGTCCAGTGTCTGTTGAGAGCTCTTTTGTTGTCCAAGTAATAAGTACATGTATTTCTGTTGGGTTATTAGAGCAAGCACATGATCTTCTTGACGAGATGAGATTTTCTGGAATTAGGGTTGGTTCTTCCATTTATTCGTCGCTCCTAAAAGCCTACTGCAAGGAGGGCCATCATGAAGATGATATAACTGCACTTCTGAAGGATGCTGATCAAGCAGGAATTCAGTTGGACTCAAGCTGCTATGAACATTTGATACAATCCAGGGCACATCGCAATAACACCACAGGTGCTCTCCATCTTTTTAATGAGATGAAGAACTCAAACATTCAAAGATCTGGTCACAGGGAGTTTGAGATGTTAGTACAAAGCTGTGATAACAGTGAAGCTGCTTTGACGACTAAGCTAGTAGAAGAAGTCAGAAGTGGCCATACGGTTAATCATGCTATTCATGACTGGAATAATGTTATACATTTCTTCTGTAAGAAGAGATTAATGCATGATGCTCACAAAGCACTGAGCAAGATGCGTGTTTTAGGCCACATGCCAAATGCACAAACTTTCCATTCTTTAGTAACTGGTTATGCTGCTGTTGGTGGAAAATATGTGGAGGTGACGGACTTGTGGGGTGAAATGAAAGTTCTGGCGAACTCCAACTCAATGAAATTTGATCAAGAACTATTGGACTCTCTGTTGTATTGCTTTGTGAGAGGTGGTTTCTTTCTTCGAGCAATGGAAGTTATAGAATTGATGGAAAAATGCAAGATGTTTATAGATAAATACAAGTACAAGTCCCTGTGGCTTAAATATCACAGAACATTGTACAAAGGTAAAGCTCCCAAGGTGCAAACAGAAGCTCAATTGATAAGGAGAGAAGCAGCATTACATTTCAAGAGATGGATTGGGTTGACATGA
- the LOC124665665 gene encoding phospholipase D alpha 1-like isoform X1, translated as MDRDNFGMICTAQTMEMMYRVIAQELKAMNIENAKLQDYLNFYCLGNRGEPSTNGSPDSDKSSDRSAAVVRILQLVWTTTSSTLLEPAARMEEDQRRSIGRPEVCMD; from the exons ATGGACCGAGACAACTTTGGTATGATTTGCACT GCTCAGACAATGGAGATGATGTATAGAGTAATTGCACAAGAGCTCAAGGCCATGAATATTGAGAATGCAAAGCTTCAAGATTACTTGAACTTCTACTGTCTTGGCAATCGGGGAGAACCATCAACAAATGGTAGTCCTGACTCAGACAAATCTTCAGATAGAAGTGCAGCG GTTGTCAGGATCCTCCAGCTAGTCTGGACAACTACAAGCAGCACTCTACTGGAACCAGCGGCTAGGATGGAAGAGGACCAGAGGAGAAGCATCGGACGGCCAGAAGTGTGTATGGACTGA
- the LOC124660183 gene encoding ABC transporter G family member 10 translates to MSLEKNGSGRRRPRYRIETRALSYVLPARRVGVSSFLLGGKGGGGSGERLLLRSVTCEAPPGEVVAIVGPSGAGKTTLLSVLAGSADPSRVVSGAVLVNGCPMDAARFRRASGHVPQDDALFPMLTVEESLTYSARLRLRAAPSAAVARARELMAELGLSHVAGSRVASVSGGERRRVSIGVDLVHDPAVLLLDEPTSGLDSGSALHIVKMLRDMATVHGKTVVLTIHQPGFRILELLDRVVLLADGVVRHHGSLPFLDARLAASGHSIPAHVNILEYAMETIDTLKPDVVVATAITYQEAAGPAPASSCSSARRAAYANSAAAEVCILSGRFVKTVLRTPQLFAARMVQSAVVGVFLGTIFLGTTDLQSRLGFFAFNLTFVLSSTTEGLPVFLQERRILERETSRGAYRVSSYVASNAAVFLPFLLAAAILYATPVYWLVGLAREPASFAYFALVIWLVMLTANSFTACLSALAPNYIVGNSLIAGFIGCFFLFSGYFVASKDIPQYWVFMHYISLFKYPFEALVVNEYGGARGGQKCLAEAPGGGICVLDGTMLLRQQGMRESMRWSNLGVMLGFVVGYRVLCFVFLWYRCHRMRR, encoded by the coding sequence ATGTCGCTGGAGAAGAACGGCAGCGGGCGACGGAGGCCCAGGTACCGGATCGAGACCAGGGCGCTGTCCTACGTCCTCCCGGCGCGCCGCGTCGGGGTGTCGTCATTCCTGCTGGGCGGCAAGGGCGGAGGAGGGTCGGGGGAGCGGCTGCTGCTGCGGAGCGTCACCTGCGAGGCGCCGCCGGGGGAGGTGGTGGCGATCGTGGGGCCGAGCGGCGCGGGCAAGACCACGCTGCTCTCCGTGCTGGCCGGGTCGGCGGACCCGTCCAGGGTGGTCTCCGGCGCCGTGCTCGTCAACGGCTGCCCCATGGACGCCGCGCGCTTCCGCCGGGCGTCCGGACACGTGCCGCAGGACGACGCGCTCTTCCCCATGCTCACCGtcgaggagtcgctcacctacagCGCGCGCCTCAGGCTGCGCGCCGCGCCGAGCGCCGCCGTGGCGCGGGCGCGGGAGCTCATGGCCGAGCTCGGGCTCAGCCACGTCGCGGGATCGAGGGTTGCCAGCGTGTCGGGAGGGGAGAGGAGGCGGGTCTCCATCGGCGTCGACCTCGTGCACGACCCGGCCGTGCTGCTGCTCGACGAGCCCACCTCCGGCCTCGACTCCGGCTCCGCGCTCCACATTGTGAAGATGCTCAGGGACATGGCCACCGTGCACGGCAAGACCGTCGTGCTCACCATCCACCAGCCGGGCTTCCGCATCCTCGAGCTGCTCGACCGCGTCGTCCTCCTCGCCGACGGCGTCGTCCGGCACCACGGCTCCCTGCCCTTCCTCGACGCCCGCCTCGCCGCCTCCGGCCACTCCATCCCCGCCCACGTCAACATCCTCGAGTACGCCATGGAGACCATCGACACCCTCAAGCcggacgtcgtcgtcgccaccgccatcACGTACCAGGAGGCCGCCGGGCCGGCGCCCGCGTCGTCCTGCTCGTCCGCGCGCCGCGCCGCGTACGCCAACTCGGCGGCGGCCGAGGTGTGCATCCTCTCGGGGCGGTTCGTCAAGACGGTGCTGCGGACGCCGCAGCTCTTCGCGGCGCGGATGGTGCAGTCGGCGGTGGTCGGCGTGTTCCTCGGCACCATCTTCCTGGGCACCACCGACCTGCAGTCCCGCCTGGGCTTCTTCGCATTCAACCTCACCTTCGTGCTCTCCTCCACCACCGAGGGCCTCCCGGTGTTCCTCCAGGAGCGCCGCATCCTGGAGCGGGAGACCTCCCGGGGCGCCTACCGCGTCTCCTCCTACGTCGCCTCCAACGCCGCCGTCTTCCTCccgttcctcctcgccgccgcgatCCTCTACGCGACGCCCGTGTACTGGCTCGTCGGCCTCGCGCGCGAGCCCGCCAGCTTCGCCTACTTCGCCCTCGTCATCTGGCTCGTCATGCTCACCGCCAACTCCTTCACCGCCTGCCTCAGCGCGCTGGCGCCCAACTACATCGTCGGCAACTCCCTCATCGCCGGCTTCATCGGctgcttcttcctcttctccggctACTTCGTCGCCAGCAAGGACATCCCGCAGTACTGGGTGTTCATGCATTACATCAGCCTCTTCAAGTACCCCTTCGAGGCGCTCGTCGTCAACGAGTACGGCGGCGCCCGCGGCGGCCAGAAGTGCCTCGCCGAGGCCCCCGGCGGCGGCATCTGCGTCCTGGATGGCACGATGCTGCTGCGGCAGCAGGGGATGCGGGAGAGCATGAGGTGGAGCAACCTCGGAGTCATGCTCGGCTTCGTCGTCGGCTACAGGGTGCTCTGCTTCGTCTTCCTCTGGTACAGGTGCCACCGCATGAGGAGGTGA
- the LOC124665665 gene encoding phospholipase D delta-like isoform X2, which produces MDRDNFGMICTAQTMEMMYRVIAQELKAMNIENAKLQDYLNFYCLGNRGEPSTNGSPDSDKSSDRSAAGLARKYRRFMIYVHAKGMIYEIC; this is translated from the exons ATGGACCGAGACAACTTTGGTATGATTTGCACT GCTCAGACAATGGAGATGATGTATAGAGTAATTGCACAAGAGCTCAAGGCCATGAATATTGAGAATGCAAAGCTTCAAGATTACTTGAACTTCTACTGTCTTGGCAATCGGGGAGAACCATCAACAAATGGTAGTCCTGACTCAGACAAATCTTCAGATAGAAGTGCAGCG GGCCTGGCTAGAAAATATCGGCGGTTCATGATCTATGTTCATGCAAAAGGGATGATCTATGAAATCTGCTGA